From the genome of Rhizobium binae, one region includes:
- a CDS encoding sugar transporter, translated as MARSGVYRKLAYGGITLAMFTGMNSSAFAARCLGPASLTPVDVSGFTANPTVLLEMSDPLVLSSRVRALVGSSNEALSPVIEQAKKASALQMAAIGSGLGRAANSCQVTDPQFKLAIEKAVAEAASADPNLAPLLAAFAKVLAEGGTAALGPAGASAAAAPGIGNDGSIGRTGPGSDDGTPFDGAATTAGTLQVSNAGASDESSSTTTTIVSANGAGQSSTDSTLSTSQSVPVTQ; from the coding sequence ATGGCAAGGTCTGGTGTTTATCGTAAGCTTGCATATGGCGGGATTACCCTTGCAATGTTTACCGGCATGAATTCAAGCGCCTTCGCGGCTCGCTGCCTGGGTCCCGCAAGTCTCACTCCCGTCGATGTCAGCGGCTTTACGGCCAATCCGACCGTTCTGCTCGAGATGTCCGATCCTCTGGTCCTTTCGTCACGGGTTCGCGCGCTAGTCGGCAGCAGCAATGAGGCCCTGTCGCCGGTGATCGAGCAGGCCAAGAAGGCCAGCGCGCTGCAGATGGCGGCGATCGGCTCCGGTCTCGGGCGGGCTGCAAACAGCTGCCAGGTGACCGACCCGCAATTCAAGCTGGCGATCGAAAAGGCGGTTGCCGAGGCGGCTAGTGCCGATCCCAACCTGGCGCCGTTGCTGGCCGCCTTTGCCAAGGTTCTCGCCGAAGGCGGCACAGCGGCGCTCGGTCCGGCCGGTGCAAGTGCGGCTGCCGCACCCGGTATCGGCAATGACGGGTCGATTGGGCGGACGGGTCCGGGTTCGGATGATGGCACACCTTTCGACGGCGCCGCGACGACCGCCGGTACGCTGCAGGTCTCGAATGCCGGCGCCAGCGATGAATCGTCTTCGACCACGACGACGATCGTCAGCGCAAATGGAGCGGGGCAGTCGTCAACCGACTCGACGCTATCGACGAGTCAGAGTGTGCCCGTCACACAATAG
- a CDS encoding polysaccharide biosynthesis tyrosine autokinase: MLSPDKLTPRIDPSRDTGNEADFIDFDKLIAIARRQWRIVAACAFAFAILGVVYVLTSVPVYTADTSVLIDRSDNQVINQLAAFGQLDDDEGTVLSQVELLKSDTIAYAVVDKLKLVDDPVFTSPKNSLFSVATLKSLLNFRSWFADDAAVAPDPEMKRRWAAETVAGNIDVERVGKSYVLDVSYTSQSPDLARKIAAAIADVYMVDKLNSKYEATRRAGEWLQERIEELRQQALDTDLAVQKFRSEHGLVEAGSGTLLSEQQLSELNSQLINAQAATAQAEAKYARIKSIIQAKQTDAIVTDVLDSSISNDLRKKYLEASKLEAEIEARLGPDHVQAVRLRAEMAEYERLMFDELNRIAESYQSELQVAQSREKSLRDSVDQATGVAATAGETQVQLRELERTRDTYKNLYQNFLTRYQEAIQQQSFPITAARIITTAETPTKPSAPKRSLVVAFAMFLGCAFGSGIGAFREFRDRFFRTGDDVKDMLDVESLGVMPLIENNVEDPTLVDPGNPRSIARGGKTTTYVEEHPLSAFAETLRSAKIAIDISAADQRCKVIGVVSSLPGEGKSTTAINFAKLLAMQGARCLLIDGDMRNPGATRAIGRHAEAGLLEAIVDNRPLKDLILLDPKTKLAFLPTVARYRVPHSSELLASRGMDQLLEMARQSFDYIIVDLPPLAPVVDARAINPKLDAVVFVIEWGKTSRKVVQSTLLSEPDLYSKCVGAILTKVDPSQMKLYRTFGSSEYYYKRYSRYYTES; this comes from the coding sequence TTGCTGTCGCCAGATAAACTTACGCCGCGTATCGACCCCTCCCGCGATACGGGAAACGAAGCTGATTTCATCGATTTCGACAAGCTGATCGCCATTGCTCGCCGGCAATGGCGGATCGTTGCGGCTTGTGCTTTCGCCTTTGCCATTCTCGGCGTCGTCTATGTTCTCACGTCCGTTCCGGTTTACACGGCCGATACGAGCGTGTTGATCGACCGCAGCGACAATCAGGTCATCAATCAGCTTGCCGCCTTCGGTCAGCTGGACGACGACGAAGGCACGGTTCTCAGCCAGGTCGAGCTGCTGAAGTCGGATACGATCGCCTATGCGGTCGTCGACAAGCTGAAACTCGTCGACGACCCGGTATTCACGTCGCCGAAGAATTCGCTTTTTTCGGTCGCAACGCTGAAATCGCTGCTGAATTTTCGTTCCTGGTTTGCCGATGACGCGGCAGTTGCACCCGATCCGGAGATGAAGCGGCGCTGGGCTGCTGAAACGGTCGCGGGCAATATCGATGTCGAGCGGGTTGGCAAATCCTACGTTCTCGACGTCAGCTATACCTCGCAGTCGCCGGATCTGGCGCGTAAAATCGCGGCCGCCATCGCCGACGTTTACATGGTCGATAAGCTCAATTCCAAATATGAGGCGACACGCCGGGCCGGCGAGTGGCTGCAGGAGCGTATCGAAGAGCTTCGGCAGCAGGCGTTGGACACTGACCTCGCAGTGCAGAAATTCCGCAGCGAGCATGGGCTTGTCGAAGCAGGCTCCGGCACGCTGCTCAGCGAACAGCAGCTCTCCGAGCTGAACAGCCAGTTGATCAACGCCCAGGCAGCGACGGCGCAGGCCGAGGCGAAATATGCCCGCATCAAGTCGATCATCCAGGCCAAGCAGACCGATGCGATCGTGACCGACGTGCTCGACAGCTCAATTTCGAACGATCTTCGCAAGAAATATCTGGAAGCGTCGAAGCTCGAGGCCGAAATCGAGGCACGGCTGGGTCCTGATCACGTTCAGGCCGTCCGGCTGCGCGCCGAAATGGCCGAATATGAACGGCTGATGTTCGACGAACTCAATCGTATCGCCGAAAGCTATCAGAGCGAGCTGCAGGTTGCGCAATCCCGCGAGAAATCGCTGCGCGACAGCGTTGACCAGGCAACTGGCGTGGCCGCAACGGCAGGCGAGACGCAGGTTCAGCTTCGTGAGCTCGAGCGGACGCGCGATACCTACAAGAACCTCTATCAGAACTTCCTGACGCGTTACCAGGAGGCGATCCAGCAGCAGAGCTTCCCAATTACCGCAGCACGCATCATCACGACCGCGGAGACGCCGACGAAACCGAGCGCGCCGAAGAGAAGCCTCGTTGTCGCCTTTGCCATGTTCCTGGGATGTGCATTCGGTAGCGGCATCGGCGCTTTCCGCGAATTCCGCGATCGCTTCTTCCGCACCGGTGACGATGTCAAGGACATGCTCGACGTCGAGTCTCTCGGTGTCATGCCGCTGATTGAGAACAACGTCGAGGATCCGACCCTCGTCGATCCGGGCAATCCGCGCAGCATCGCCAGGGGCGGCAAGACGACGACCTATGTCGAGGAGCATCCGCTATCGGCATTCGCCGAGACGCTTCGAAGCGCGAAGATCGCCATCGATATCAGCGCGGCGGATCAGCGTTGCAAGGTCATCGGCGTCGTGTCGAGCCTGCCCGGCGAGGGCAAGTCGACGACAGCCATCAACTTTGCCAAGCTTCTGGCAATGCAGGGCGCACGTTGCCTGCTGATCGACGGCGATATGCGAAATCCCGGGGCGACCCGGGCGATCGGCCGCCATGCGGAAGCCGGCTTGCTTGAAGCCATTGTCGACAACCGCCCGCTCAAGGATCTCATCCTTCTTGATCCCAAGACGAAGCTTGCATTCCTGCCGACTGTGGCGCGATACCGCGTTCCGCACTCTTCGGAGCTGCTGGCCTCGCGCGGCATGGATCAGCTGCTTGAAATGGCGCGCCAGAGCTTCGATTACATTATCGTCGACTTGCCGCCGCTCGCCCCTGTGGTCGACGCGCGCGCTATCAACCCGAAGCTCGATGCCGTCGTATTCGTGATCGAGTGGGGCAAGACCTCGCGAAAGGTGGTTCAGTCGACCCTGTTGTCGGAGCCGGATCTCTATAGCAAATGCGTCGGCGCGATTTTGACCAAGGTCGATCCGTCGCAGATGAAGCTCTACCGGACGTTTGGCTCCAGCGAATATTACTATAAGCGTTATTCGCGATACTATACCGAAAGCTGA
- a CDS encoding polysaccharide biosynthesis/export family protein: MGCFPIGSTRVAIVVALTTILASCTSLPRSGPDHKDVDRDAAVKVTTKERRVGIDYALVDLSKNVLPYFTSPQPTSFKGFGGGRGGAPEIPLGYGDVVQVAIFEAQSGGLFIPSDAGSRPGNYINLPEQTIDRNGTITIPYAGRVPAAGRLKETVEQDVEDRLASRAIEPQVVITTTTSRSSQVAVLGDVNNPQRITISPAGERVLDVISAAGGLTTNNIETNVTLQRRGKTATVAYNTLLKNPAENIYVAPNDTISVDHERRTYLALGAAGVSGRFDFEESDLTLGEAIAKAGGLRDDRADPAQVLLYRLVSKKTLAAMHVDTTRFAGETVPVIIRANMRDPATLFAVQQFKMEDKDIIYISNSDSVELVKFLDIVNSVSSTVAGVSDDARDTRNAVQDLGN; this comes from the coding sequence ATGGGTTGTTTTCCTATCGGTAGTACACGCGTCGCCATTGTTGTAGCGCTAACGACTATATTGGCAAGCTGCACGTCATTGCCAAGATCCGGCCCCGATCACAAGGATGTTGATCGAGATGCGGCAGTGAAAGTCACAACGAAGGAGCGTCGCGTCGGTATCGACTACGCCCTGGTTGATCTCAGCAAGAACGTCCTGCCATATTTCACCTCTCCGCAGCCGACCTCGTTCAAGGGGTTTGGCGGTGGTCGCGGCGGGGCACCTGAAATTCCGCTTGGCTACGGCGACGTCGTCCAGGTTGCTATCTTCGAAGCTCAGTCCGGGGGCTTGTTCATTCCATCGGACGCTGGCAGCCGGCCCGGCAACTACATCAATCTGCCGGAGCAGACCATCGATCGAAACGGAACGATCACCATCCCCTATGCCGGTCGCGTTCCAGCCGCCGGTCGCCTGAAGGAGACCGTGGAGCAGGACGTCGAAGATCGGCTGGCCAGCCGGGCGATTGAGCCGCAGGTGGTTATTACAACAACGACCAGCCGCTCCAGCCAGGTGGCCGTGCTCGGTGACGTCAACAATCCTCAGCGCATCACGATCAGCCCAGCCGGTGAACGCGTTCTCGATGTCATTTCCGCCGCGGGCGGTTTGACGACCAACAATATCGAGACGAATGTGACGCTGCAGCGCCGCGGCAAGACGGCAACCGTCGCCTACAATACGCTGTTGAAGAATCCGGCGGAGAATATCTATGTGGCGCCGAATGATACGATCTCGGTCGATCATGAGCGCCGCACCTATCTTGCCCTCGGCGCCGCCGGCGTCAGCGGCCGTTTCGATTTCGAAGAATCCGACCTGACCCTTGGAGAGGCGATCGCCAAGGCCGGCGGCTTGCGTGACGACCGTGCGGATCCGGCTCAGGTTCTGCTCTATCGCCTTGTGTCCAAGAAGACGCTTGCGGCGATGCATGTGGATACGACAAGATTTGCGGGTGAGACGGTTCCGGTGATCATCCGCGCCAACATGCGCGACCCGGCAACCTTGTTTGCTGTTCAGCAATTCAAGATGGAAGACAAGGATATTATCTATATTTCCAATTCGGACTCTGTCGAATTGGTCAAGTTCCTTGACATCGTCAACTCGGTATCGTCCACTGTTGCCGGAGTGTCCGACGACGCCAGAGATACCCGCAACGCGGTACAGGATCTTGGCAACTGA
- a CDS encoding O-antigen ligase family protein, whose product MLPNLITGQVLREAILVAFIGLVVLTLIPFGSVTPFPFAFAAIGMFALAIIAGLLFGEPRQAGWVFSIALFLLVVLTGWTFVQTIELPANWLANPAWSAARDLAGVQYAAISVEPADTLASILRVALPFVTFLTGLVLCDTDQRARKVLASLGLTAGVIAVFGLIQFSMFPNILIVIEKRAYLDSLTAVFVNRNTAATFFGVGTLLMLTLVRDIARSFSYHPPGAPGRNVLLLRVWIHILLLCACFTALMLSRSRAGIFATFVAALIYFPWLVISWNNSRRLMKPTPRWRSIVKFLSATSFVVLLLSMFAGQAILRAQQRRLEDDDRFCILPGIWRAISDHWVTGTGLGTFRTVFSAYRDPACGIFGIFDRAHNFYLEGFLGLGILCPIAAIIAFSVLVRVFWRGLAQRRRLRHYVLLGLAATVLVALHAAVDFSLQIPGFAVFFAAFLSAVVAISLGRNGAEAERQYVRPVDGR is encoded by the coding sequence TCTGGCCATTATTGCGGGGCTGTTGTTTGGAGAGCCGAGGCAGGCCGGATGGGTGTTCAGCATCGCTCTGTTTCTGCTGGTCGTGCTGACGGGGTGGACGTTCGTCCAGACAATCGAACTGCCGGCCAATTGGCTGGCAAACCCAGCCTGGAGCGCTGCACGTGACTTGGCGGGCGTTCAATACGCCGCGATCTCCGTCGAGCCGGCCGACACGCTCGCCTCGATTCTACGGGTGGCTCTGCCTTTCGTGACCTTCCTGACCGGACTGGTGTTGTGCGATACCGATCAACGAGCGCGGAAAGTTCTGGCCAGCCTGGGGCTGACGGCGGGCGTCATCGCGGTTTTCGGTCTGATTCAGTTTTCTATGTTTCCCAACATCCTGATCGTCATCGAAAAGCGCGCCTACCTCGACAGCCTGACGGCCGTGTTCGTCAACCGCAATACCGCCGCGACCTTCTTCGGGGTGGGTACGTTGCTCATGCTGACCCTGGTCAGGGACATTGCCCGTTCCTTTTCATACCATCCGCCCGGCGCGCCCGGCCGAAACGTTCTTCTCCTGAGAGTGTGGATCCACATTTTGCTGTTGTGCGCATGTTTCACAGCGCTGATGCTGAGCCGTTCACGCGCTGGGATATTCGCGACCTTTGTTGCCGCTCTCATCTACTTTCCGTGGCTTGTCATCTCCTGGAACAACTCAAGGCGCCTAATGAAGCCGACGCCTAGATGGCGGTCGATTGTGAAGTTTCTTTCGGCGACGAGCTTTGTCGTCCTGTTGCTGAGCATGTTTGCCGGCCAGGCGATTTTGCGCGCGCAACAGCGGCGTCTTGAGGATGACGATCGTTTTTGCATCCTGCCGGGCATCTGGCGCGCCATTTCGGATCACTGGGTGACGGGGACGGGTCTCGGTACCTTCCGCACCGTGTTTTCAGCCTATCGCGATCCGGCCTGCGGCATTTTCGGGATCTTCGACCGCGCCCACAATTTCTACCTCGAAGGATTTCTGGGCCTCGGGATTTTATGTCCGATCGCGGCGATCATTGCCTTCTCGGTGCTTGTCAGGGTGTTTTGGCGGGGGCTCGCGCAACGGCGCCGCCTGAGACATTATGTCCTTCTCGGTCTGGCGGCGACGGTTTTGGTCGCCCTTCATGCCGCGGTTGATTTTTCGCTGCAAATACCAGGCTTTGCAGTATTTTTCGCCGCTTTCCTCAGCGCCGTTGTCGCCATCAGCCTTGGACGCAATGGCGCCGAAGCCGAACGGCAGTATGTGCGGCCGGTCGATGGTCGATAA